In one Alphaproteobacteria bacterium genomic region, the following are encoded:
- a CDS encoding 2-hydroxychromene-2-carboxylate isomerase: MSGAIDFYFEFSSPFGYIAAERIGAFAEKHDRSVNWKPFLLGAAFKREGTQSLVSYPMKGPYSRRDIERSTAYYGLPFQWPPEFPVFTVTAARATLWTQEHAPEKAVPLILAIYRKAFAEGADIGQAEAVLASAQSVGLDRGAVGAGMVSPDIKARLKDENEAALDRGVFGSPFFIVDGEPFWGVDRMDMMAAWITRGGW; encoded by the coding sequence ATGTCGGGCGCGATCGACTTCTATTTCGAATTCTCCTCCCCGTTCGGATATATCGCGGCGGAACGCATCGGGGCGTTTGCCGAGAAACACGACCGTTCGGTCAATTGGAAGCCGTTCCTGCTGGGGGCAGCCTTCAAGCGGGAAGGCACGCAATCGCTGGTCTCCTATCCGATGAAAGGGCCGTATTCGCGCCGGGACATAGAACGTTCCACCGCCTATTACGGTCTTCCCTTTCAATGGCCGCCGGAGTTCCCGGTCTTCACGGTGACGGCCGCGCGGGCCACCTTGTGGACGCAGGAACATGCACCGGAGAAAGCCGTTCCCCTGATCCTGGCGATATACCGGAAGGCCTTTGCGGAAGGCGCCGATATCGGGCAGGCGGAGGCGGTCCTGGCATCGGCCCAGTCTGTCGGTCTGGATCGGGGCGCGGTTGGCGCCGGCATGGTGTCTCCGGACATCAAGGCCCGCCTGAAGGACGAGAACGAGGCTGCACTGGATCGCGGTGTCTTCGGGTCGCCCTTTTTCATCGTCGATGGGGAGCCGTTCTGGGGCGTCGACCGGATGGACATGATGGCCGCCTGGATCACGCGGGGCGGCTGGTAG
- a CDS encoding thioesterase family protein: protein MSAPEFDPVTARGTVYPEHCDHMGHMNVAAYTKKFDEATWSLWVTAGMSHKAMTAEGTGLAALESNFTYKRELFPGDTYIIRSRFLKLRDRTATFHHRMYILDGEEETLAATCTYTAACLDRAAHRARSFPDAVAAKVRARLDPLPEEVTP, encoded by the coding sequence ATGAGCGCCCCGGAATTCGATCCGGTAACGGCCCGCGGAACGGTCTATCCCGAGCATTGCGATCACATGGGACACATGAATGTCGCGGCCTATACGAAGAAATTCGACGAGGCGACCTGGTCGTTGTGGGTCACGGCGGGTATGAGCCATAAGGCCATGACCGCGGAGGGAACGGGCCTCGCCGCGCTGGAAAGCAACTTCACCTACAAGCGAGAGCTGTTCCCGGGCGACACCTACATCATCCGTTCCCGCTTTCTGAAGTTGCGGGATCGGACGGCGACCTTCCACCACCGCATGTACATCCTGGACGGCGAGGAAGAGACCCTGGCCGCGACCTGCACCTACACAGCCGCCTGCCTCGACCGGGCGGCGCACAGGGCGCGGTCGTTTCCCGATGCCGTTGCCGCGAAGGTGCGCGCCCGGCTTGATCCCCTGCCCGAAGAGGTGACGCCATGA
- a CDS encoding SDR family oxidoreductase codes for MGILDGKVILVTKVTEFVGAAVVDSCLAEGAVVVAQDASFVDTAEQNAFEGAHPGAIALGTEDLATAVSDVIAGQGRIDGLVPNDGFPAIRAKVEDAKPEDMRAGLEAMVVEPFRLIGAAVPHMKAQGGGRIVLATSAVPYRGLSNYGMYVTGRGAQNSMVLTLARELARTGITVNAVAPNFVENPSYFSEELLTDEAAKAKILSQIPMGRFGKPQEVSDLIAFLLSDKAGFTTGHVIPAAGGWA; via the coding sequence ATGGGTATCCTGGACGGGAAGGTGATCCTGGTCACCAAGGTGACCGAATTCGTCGGCGCGGCCGTGGTCGACAGCTGTCTCGCCGAGGGCGCCGTCGTGGTGGCGCAGGACGCATCCTTCGTTGATACAGCGGAACAAAACGCCTTCGAAGGCGCCCATCCCGGGGCGATTGCCCTTGGAACCGAAGACCTTGCCACCGCGGTTTCCGACGTGATCGCGGGCCAGGGCCGGATTGACGGGCTGGTCCCGAATGATGGGTTCCCGGCGATCCGTGCAAAGGTCGAGGATGCGAAGCCCGAAGATATGCGTGCCGGACTGGAGGCCATGGTCGTCGAGCCGTTCCGCCTGATCGGGGCGGCCGTCCCGCATATGAAGGCCCAGGGCGGCGGTCGGATCGTGCTGGCCACATCGGCGGTCCCGTATCGCGGCCTGTCCAATTACGGCATGTATGTCACCGGCCGCGGCGCGCAGAATTCGATGGTCCTGACCTTGGCCCGCGAGCTTGCCAGGACCGGCATTACCGTCAATGCCGTCGCGCCGAATTTCGTGGAGAACCCGTCCTACTTCTCTGAGGAACTGCTGACCGATGAGGCGGCAAAGGCGAAGATCCTGTCACAGATTCCGATGGGCCGCTTCGGAAAGCCTCAGGAAGTATCGGACCTGATTGCCTTCCTGCTGTCGGACAAGGCGGGTTTCACGACCGGCCATGTCATCCCGGCCGCCGGCGGCTGGGCCTAG
- a CDS encoding glycosyltransferase family 2 protein encodes MSDRGVSFVVPVFNKADWLPAVIDRIAAQRGDFDRQYVFVDDGSTDDSLDIVRRKTDGWDNVVIESQANAGSAAATNRGIALADMPYVKFVDADDLLHADATRILLDALHGDHRACLAFGGYSVFRNLADLDLDGALETPMPVRHARPLRAAISRSLFNPTQFLARTEALRAVGGCDERVVFSQEYALTMRLARQWDFLELDAVIAYWPEVVGARLSNNQGRQLQRVTRAVQYFLEDYPDTPWALRQYISRRMAYRAWKYHRRANRAFWPTSPVFWRQAMAWLPILGGHAAFVERCGRVYESADVSALTQAKEGRVHGQ; translated from the coding sequence ATGTCGGATCGCGGTGTTTCCTTCGTCGTCCCCGTCTTCAACAAGGCGGATTGGCTTCCGGCGGTGATCGACCGGATCGCGGCGCAGCGCGGCGACTTCGACCGGCAATATGTCTTTGTCGACGACGGGTCGACGGATGACTCGCTGGATATCGTCCGGCGGAAGACCGACGGCTGGGACAATGTCGTCATCGAGAGCCAGGCCAATGCCGGATCCGCGGCCGCGACCAATCGCGGTATCGCATTGGCCGACATGCCCTATGTGAAGTTTGTCGATGCCGACGATCTGCTGCATGCGGATGCGACGCGGATTCTGCTGGATGCGCTGCACGGCGATCACCGGGCCTGCCTCGCCTTCGGCGGGTACAGCGTGTTCCGAAACCTGGCCGATCTCGATCTGGACGGCGCGCTGGAAACGCCGATGCCGGTGCGGCATGCACGCCCATTGCGTGCTGCGATTTCACGGTCGCTGTTCAATCCGACCCAGTTTCTGGCGCGCACCGAGGCGTTGCGCGCGGTCGGCGGCTGTGACGAGCGGGTCGTGTTCAGCCAGGAATATGCACTGACCATGCGGTTGGCGCGGCAATGGGACTTCCTTGAACTGGATGCCGTGATCGCCTATTGGCCGGAAGTCGTCGGTGCCCGCCTGTCCAACAATCAGGGGCGTCAGCTTCAGCGTGTCACCCGGGCGGTGCAGTACTTCCTGGAGGACTATCCCGATACGCCCTGGGCGTTGCGTCAGTACATCTCACGGCGCATGGCCTACCGTGCGTGGAAGTATCATCGCCGTGCCAATCGCGCCTTCTGGCCGACCAGCCCGGTGTTCTGGCGCCAGGCGATGGCCTGGCTGCCGATCCTTGGGGGGCATGCCGCTTTCGTCGAGCGCTGCGGCAGGGTTTATGAATCGGCGGATGTCAGCGCGCTGACACAAGCCAAAGAGGGGCGGGTCCATGGGCAGTAG
- a CDS encoding SDR family oxidoreductase produces the protein MPSILITGANRGIGKRLAELHDADGWSVIAASRDPANCNAPGEKIALDVTDDASVAAAAETLSGRPIDVLWNNAGVYLDKNVPLEDLDLEKWEETFRVNTIGPIRLARALMDNVARSDRKVLAFTSSRMGSIAQLSGGAYAYRSSKTALNMAVSVLTRDVASQGIKTVLLHPGWVQTDMGGGSADIDAETSAAGMKSIVEELDPSQSGKFLNYDGKEFPW, from the coding sequence ATGCCCTCGATTCTGATCACCGGCGCCAATCGCGGCATCGGCAAACGCCTGGCGGAACTGCACGATGCGGACGGCTGGTCCGTTATCGCGGCCAGTCGCGACCCGGCGAACTGCAACGCCCCAGGCGAGAAGATCGCCCTGGACGTGACCGACGATGCCAGCGTGGCGGCGGCGGCGGAAACCTTGTCCGGACGCCCCATCGACGTTCTGTGGAACAATGCCGGGGTCTATCTGGACAAGAATGTGCCGCTGGAAGATCTCGATCTTGAAAAATGGGAGGAAACCTTCCGCGTCAATACGATCGGGCCGATCAGGCTGGCGCGGGCGCTGATGGACAATGTCGCACGTTCCGACCGCAAGGTTCTGGCGTTCACGAGCAGCCGGATGGGCTCTATTGCCCAGCTCTCCGGCGGCGCCTACGCCTATCGGTCGTCCAAGACCGCGCTGAACATGGCGGTCTCGGTTCTGACCAGGGATGTCGCGTCGCAGGGGATCAAGACCGTTCTGCTGCATCCGGGCTGGGTGCAGACGGATATGGGCGGCGGCTCAGCGGATATCGACGCCGAAACCTCCGCTGCCGGCATGAAGTCCATCGTCGAGGAACTGGACCCATCCCAGTCCGGCAAGTTTCTGAACTATGACGGGAAGGAGTTCCCCTGGTAA
- a CDS encoding PaaI family thioesterase — MTAPQPRNPDFADRVRDSFGRQAFMRTIGAELTEVAPGRVEMRLPYRPELGQQHGFFHGGVIGTLADNAGGYAAFTLMAPEDSILTVEYKMNIVSPGRGEALVAVGTVLKPGRTLTICDVKVYAETAGERKLCATALCTLMTMKDMSDDKAV; from the coding sequence ATGACCGCCCCGCAGCCCCGCAACCCGGATTTCGCCGACCGTGTCCGCGACAGCTTCGGCCGTCAGGCTTTCATGCGGACGATCGGTGCCGAATTGACAGAGGTCGCGCCGGGCCGCGTCGAGATGCGCCTGCCCTATCGTCCGGAGCTTGGCCAGCAGCACGGCTTCTTCCACGGCGGGGTGATCGGGACGCTGGCGGACAATGCGGGCGGTTATGCCGCCTTCACGCTGATGGCGCCGGAAGATTCGATCCTGACGGTCGAGTACAAGATGAACATCGTCTCGCCCGGGCGCGGCGAGGCGCTGGTCGCGGTCGGTACGGTGCTGAAGCCGGGGCGGACGCTGACGATCTGTGACGTTAAGGTTTATGCGGAAACGGCGGGCGAGCGTAAGCTGTGTGCCACCGCGCTGTGCACCCTGATGACCATGAAAGACATGTCGGACGACAAGGCCGTCTGA
- a CDS encoding MerR family DNA-binding transcriptional regulator — MTVKTIADLTREFGVTARTIRFYEAEGMLSPERAGTQRLYHPRDRVRLKLILRGKRLGFSLAEIREIIDLYDSAPGEVAQLYHFLDKIAERRADLEQKQRDIEVTLKELQQVEESCRSRLSELSPRDGREAAE, encoded by the coding sequence ATGACGGTCAAAACCATCGCAGATCTGACGCGCGAATTCGGGGTGACTGCCCGGACCATCCGTTTCTATGAAGCGGAAGGCATGTTGTCGCCGGAACGCGCCGGGACGCAGCGCCTCTATCATCCGCGCGACCGGGTGCGCCTGAAGCTGATCCTGCGCGGCAAGCGTCTGGGGTTCTCGCTGGCCGAAATTCGCGAAATCATCGATCTCTACGATTCCGCGCCGGGCGAGGTCGCCCAGCTTTATCATTTCCTGGACAAGATTGCGGAGCGCCGCGCCGACCTGGAACAGAAGCAGCGCGATATAGAGGTGACGCTCAAGGAACTGCAGCAGGTCGAGGAGAGCTGCCGCTCGCGCCTGTCCGAATTGTCCCCGCGCGATGGGCGGGAGGCGGCGGAATGA
- a CDS encoding class I SAM-dependent methyltransferase: MGSSNYNPGYDHGFYADLENTALPSARTIVPMLRDWFPIRSAVDAGCGDGSWLSVILESGADRVLGLDGPWVDVAQLRIPQDSFRRCRIDARIETDPSDRFDLAMSLEVAEHLPPERAAGFVSELCALAPVVLFSAAIPGQGGHHHVNEQWPEYWADLFAARGYRPVDTLRMAVWNDPTVCWWYKQNLMLYVSDAALADNPKLKAEAEQTRLPPVPLVHPEVLQQMQRLAHPSFGRWLKQGRKAFARSAAKRKARRGL, from the coding sequence ATGGGCAGTAGCAATTACAATCCGGGCTATGACCACGGTTTCTACGCCGATCTGGAGAACACGGCGCTGCCGTCGGCCCGCACCATCGTTCCGATGCTGCGCGACTGGTTCCCGATCCGCAGTGCCGTGGACGCGGGCTGCGGCGACGGGTCATGGCTTTCGGTCATTCTGGAGAGCGGCGCGGATCGTGTTCTCGGCCTGGACGGACCCTGGGTCGATGTCGCGCAGTTGAGAATCCCGCAGGACAGCTTCCGGCGCTGTCGCATTGACGCGCGGATCGAAACCGATCCGTCCGACCGGTTCGATCTGGCAATGAGCCTGGAAGTCGCCGAGCATCTGCCGCCGGAACGCGCCGCCGGGTTCGTCTCCGAACTCTGCGCGCTGGCGCCGGTCGTCCTGTTCTCGGCTGCGATTCCGGGGCAGGGCGGTCATCACCACGTCAATGAACAATGGCCGGAATATTGGGCGGATCTCTTTGCCGCGCGGGGGTACCGGCCGGTCGATACGTTGCGCATGGCGGTCTGGAACGATCCGACGGTCTGCTGGTGGTACAAGCAGAACCTGATGCTGTACGTATCGGACGCGGCGCTGGCGGATAACCCGAAGCTTAAGGCAGAGGCCGAGCAGACCCGGCTGCCGCCGGTCCCGCTGGTCCATCCGGAAGTATTACAGCAGATGCAGCGGCTGGCCCATCCCTCTTTCGGGCGCTGGCTGAAGCAGGGGCGAAAGGCCTTTGCCCGCTCCGCTGCCAAGCGCAAGGCAAGGCGGGGGCTCTGA
- a CDS encoding isovaleryl-CoA dehydrogenase produces MIPNSYPSLDFDLGETAEMLRDSVKTFSSDEIAPRAAEIDRTDQFPMDLWKKMGDLGVLGITVEEEYGGAGMGYLEHAVAMQEISRASASVGLSYGAHSNLCVNQIRRNGTADQKQRYLPKLISGDHVGALAMSEPGAGSDVVSMKLRADKKGDRYILNGSKMWITNGPDADTMVIYAKTDVDAGPKGITAFLVEKGFKGFSVAQKLDKLGMRGSHTGELVFEDCEVPEENVLGEVNKGVRVLMSGLDYERAVLAAGPIGIMDACMDIVIPYIHERKQFGQSIGEFQLMQGKIADMYTVMNAAKAYVYAVAKACDRGQTTRKDAAGAILYAGEKATWMALEAIQVLGGMGYINESPTGRLLRDAKLYEIGAGTSEIRRMLIGRELFNETA; encoded by the coding sequence ATGATTCCCAACAGCTACCCCAGCCTCGACTTCGACCTCGGCGAAACTGCCGAGATGCTGCGCGACAGCGTGAAGACTTTCTCGTCCGACGAGATTGCGCCGCGCGCCGCGGAAATCGATCGCACGGACCAGTTCCCGATGGATCTTTGGAAGAAGATGGGCGATCTGGGCGTTCTGGGCATCACAGTCGAAGAGGAATACGGCGGGGCCGGCATGGGCTATCTGGAACACGCCGTGGCCATGCAGGAAATCAGCCGCGCCTCCGCTTCGGTCGGCCTCAGCTACGGGGCGCATTCGAACCTTTGCGTAAACCAGATCCGCCGCAACGGCACCGCAGATCAGAAGCAGCGCTACCTGCCGAAGCTGATTTCCGGCGACCATGTCGGGGCGCTGGCCATGTCCGAACCGGGTGCAGGGTCCGATGTCGTGTCGATGAAGCTGCGCGCCGACAAGAAGGGCGACCGCTACATCCTGAACGGCAGCAAGATGTGGATCACGAATGGCCCCGATGCCGACACGATGGTGATCTACGCCAAGACCGACGTAGACGCGGGGCCGAAAGGCATCACCGCCTTCCTGGTCGAGAAAGGGTTCAAGGGCTTCTCCGTCGCCCAGAAGCTCGACAAGCTGGGCATGCGCGGGTCGCATACCGGTGAACTGGTCTTCGAGGATTGCGAAGTGCCGGAAGAGAACGTCCTAGGCGAAGTCAACAAGGGCGTCCGCGTCCTGATGAGCGGCCTGGACTATGAGCGCGCGGTGCTGGCGGCCGGGCCGATCGGCATCATGGATGCCTGTATGGACATCGTCATTCCCTACATTCACGAACGAAAGCAGTTCGGCCAGTCGATCGGCGAATTCCAGCTGATGCAGGGCAAGATCGCCGATATGTATACGGTGATGAATGCGGCCAAGGCCTATGTCTATGCCGTGGCCAAGGCCTGCGACCGGGGCCAGACGACCCGCAAGGACGCCGCCGGCGCAATTCTGTATGCCGGTGAAAAGGCGACCTGGATGGCGCTGGAGGCGATCCAGGTGCTGGGCGGCATGGGCTATATCAACGAAAGCCCGACCGGCCGCCTGCTGCGCGATGCGAAGCTCTACGAGATCGGTGCCGGCACGTCGGAAATCCGCCGCATGCTGATCGGCCGCGAGCTGTTCAACGAAACCGCCTAA
- a CDS encoding acetyl-CoA C-acyltransferase, translated as MTTHDPIVIVGAARTPMGGFQGELKDMTAAQLGSAAIAAALGRAGVTAGDVEELIFGNVLPAGQGQAPARQASKGAGIPDATGCTTINKMCGSGMKATMLAHDLLKAGTADIMVSGGMESMTNAPYLLPKARGGMRLGHGQVIDHMFLDGLEDAYDRGRLMGTFAEETATHYQFTRDAQDSFAIESLNRARKAQEDGTFADEIVPVTVKTRKGEVEVALDEQPRTANPDKIPTLKPAFAKDGTVTPANSSSISDGAAALVLMRLSEAEKRGLAPIAEIVSHATHAQAPAWFTTAPVDAMRKCLDKAGWDAKSVDLFEVNEAFAVVTMAAMRDLDLPHDKVNVHGGACALGHPIGASGARILVTLLNALKKYDMETGVASLCIGGGEATAMAVKRIH; from the coding sequence ATGACCACGCACGATCCCATTGTCATCGTCGGTGCCGCCCGGACGCCCATGGGCGGGTTTCAGGGCGAACTGAAAGACATGACCGCCGCCCAGCTGGGCTCTGCCGCCATTGCGGCGGCGCTGGGCCGCGCCGGTGTTACCGCCGGCGATGTCGAGGAACTGATCTTCGGCAATGTCCTGCCCGCCGGTCAGGGCCAGGCGCCTGCGCGTCAGGCCAGCAAGGGCGCGGGCATTCCCGACGCGACCGGCTGCACCACGATCAACAAGATGTGCGGGTCGGGCATGAAGGCGACCATGCTGGCGCATGACCTTCTGAAGGCCGGCACCGCCGACATCATGGTGTCGGGCGGCATGGAAAGCATGACCAATGCGCCCTACCTGCTGCCGAAGGCGCGGGGCGGGATGCGGCTGGGTCACGGTCAGGTCATCGACCACATGTTCCTGGACGGGCTGGAAGACGCCTATGACCGGGGCCGGCTGATGGGCACCTTTGCGGAGGAAACCGCGACCCATTATCAGTTCACCCGCGATGCTCAGGACAGTTTCGCCATCGAAAGTCTGAACCGGGCGCGCAAGGCGCAGGAAGACGGCACGTTCGCGGACGAGATCGTCCCGGTCACCGTAAAAACGCGAAAGGGCGAAGTCGAGGTGGCGCTGGACGAGCAGCCGCGTACCGCCAATCCGGACAAGATCCCGACACTGAAGCCGGCCTTTGCGAAGGACGGTACGGTGACGCCGGCAAATTCGTCGTCGATTTCCGACGGGGCGGCGGCGCTGGTGCTGATGCGTCTTTCGGAAGCGGAGAAGCGCGGTCTGGCCCCGATTGCGGAAATCGTTTCCCACGCGACCCATGCCCAGGCCCCTGCCTGGTTCACGACCGCGCCGGTCGATGCCATGCGCAAATGCCTGGACAAGGCCGGCTGGGACGCGAAATCGGTCGACCTGTTCGAGGTCAACGAGGCCTTTGCCGTCGTCACCATGGCGGCAATGCGCGATCTGGATCTGCCGCATGACAAGGTCAATGTGCATGGCGGGGCCTGCGCGCTGGGGCATCCGATCGGCGCCTCGGGGGCGAGAATTCTCGTCACCCTCCTTAACGCGCTGAAGAAATATGATATGGAGACGGGCGTCGCGTCGCTGTGCATTGGTGGCGGCGAAGCCACGGCCATGGCCGTAAAGCGGATTCACTGA
- a CDS encoding acyl-CoA dehydrogenase family protein encodes MILNEEQQMVRDMARQFAQERLVPHAEEWDREARFPKEALDEMAQLGMLGMMVPPEWDGAGTDCVSYAMALEEIAAGDGSVSAIMSVHNSVGCMPVLRYGTDEQKEKYLKPFARGEMIGCFCLTEPQAGSDASALKTTARKDGNKWVIDGAKQFITNGSSAGLAIVFAVTDPDAGKRGISAFLVPTDSEGYIVERVEKKMGLNASDTCALRFDGVEVTPDMMLGEEGQGYKIALSNLEGGRIGIAAQALGIARAALDYAVEYAQERTSMGQPIMKHQAVGFRLADAAAKLEAARQLILHAAAMKDAGLPCLTEASMAKLFATETAETVVSDALQTFGGYGYMKDYPLERLARDVRVTKIYEGTSDIQRMLIARSLAA; translated from the coding sequence ATGATCCTGAATGAAGAACAACAGATGGTCCGAGACATGGCACGCCAGTTCGCGCAGGAGCGTCTGGTCCCCCATGCGGAGGAATGGGATCGCGAGGCGCGTTTTCCGAAAGAGGCGCTGGACGAGATGGCGCAGCTCGGCATGCTGGGCATGATGGTGCCGCCTGAATGGGACGGCGCCGGGACGGATTGTGTCTCCTACGCCATGGCGCTGGAGGAGATCGCCGCCGGTGACGGGTCGGTCTCCGCCATCATGAGCGTTCATAACTCCGTCGGCTGCATGCCGGTGCTGCGTTACGGCACCGACGAGCAGAAGGAAAAGTATCTGAAGCCCTTCGCGCGCGGCGAAATGATCGGATGCTTCTGCCTGACCGAACCGCAGGCCGGTTCCGACGCGTCGGCCCTGAAGACGACCGCCCGGAAGGACGGCAACAAATGGGTGATCGACGGCGCCAAGCAGTTCATCACGAACGGATCCTCCGCCGGTCTGGCGATTGTGTTCGCAGTTACCGACCCGGATGCCGGAAAGCGTGGAATCTCCGCCTTTCTGGTCCCGACCGACAGCGAAGGCTACATCGTTGAGCGCGTCGAGAAGAAGATGGGCCTGAACGCGTCGGACACCTGCGCCCTGCGCTTCGACGGCGTCGAAGTGACGCCGGACATGATGCTGGGCGAGGAAGGTCAGGGCTACAAGATCGCCCTTTCCAACCTGGAGGGCGGTCGGATCGGCATTGCCGCGCAGGCGCTGGGCATCGCGCGGGCGGCACTGGATTACGCCGTCGAGTATGCCCAGGAACGGACCTCCATGGGGCAGCCGATCATGAAACATCAGGCCGTCGGCTTCCGACTGGCCGATGCCGCCGCGAAGCTGGAGGCCGCGCGTCAGTTGATCCTGCATGCCGCTGCGATGAAGGATGCCGGTCTGCCCTGCCTGACAGAGGCGTCCATGGCCAAGCTGTTTGCGACCGAAACGGCCGAGACGGTCGTGTCCGATGCGCTGCAGACCTTCGGCGGCTACGGTTACATGAAGGACTATCCGCTGGAGCGGCTGGCCCGTGACGTCCGCGTGACCAAGATCTATGAAGGCACCAGCGACATTCAGCGCATGCTGATCGCCCGTTCTCTGGCCGCGTGA
- a CDS encoding carbonic anhydrase produces MPINRLLAGYRSYKALYHEKRAEMTLRLAEQGQHPAILVIACSDSRVDPAILFNADPGEIFVVRNVAALVPPYEPDGGHHGTSSAIEYAVKDLKVEEIIILGHHKCGGIQAMRSIVSGEVEDDHEFIGDWMKLAQEACSMHGADDPSSGASVEMATIKLSIRNLKSFPWITERVKAGKLRLHGWWFDIQTGNLLAHDPRTGQFSVIERVEPHGHTAIDA; encoded by the coding sequence ATGCCAATCAACCGACTGCTCGCGGGCTACCGCAGCTACAAGGCGCTGTACCATGAAAAGCGCGCGGAAATGACCCTGCGGTTGGCGGAACAGGGGCAGCATCCGGCAATCCTTGTGATCGCCTGCTCCGACAGCCGCGTCGACCCGGCGATCCTGTTCAACGCGGATCCGGGCGAGATCTTCGTCGTGCGCAACGTCGCGGCGCTCGTCCCGCCCTATGAGCCGGACGGCGGGCACCACGGCACCTCATCGGCGATCGAATATGCGGTGAAGGACCTGAAGGTCGAGGAGATCATCATTCTCGGCCACCACAAATGCGGCGGCATCCAGGCGATGCGCTCCATCGTCTCCGGTGAGGTGGAGGATGACCACGAGTTCATCGGCGACTGGATGAAGCTCGCCCAGGAAGCCTGTTCCATGCATGGCGCCGATGATCCGAGTTCCGGTGCCTCGGTCGAAATGGCGACGATCAAGCTGTCGATCCGGAACCTGAAATCCTTCCCCTGGATCACCGAACGGGTGAAGGCCGGGAAGCTGCGCCTGCATGGCTGGTGGTTCGACATTCAGACCGGAAACCTGCTGGCACACGACCCGCGCACCGGACAGTTCAGCGTCATCGAGCGGGTGGAGCCGCACGGCCACACCGCCATCGACGCCTGA